In Bubalus kerabau isolate K-KA32 ecotype Philippines breed swamp buffalo chromosome 4, PCC_UOA_SB_1v2, whole genome shotgun sequence, one DNA window encodes the following:
- the LOC129649798 gene encoding uncharacterized protein LOC129649798 isoform X6: MEPHEGRLTLLGSPHAATSPSPVSLAGERPDPRHGPAAEAGQDPTEHARPLAAASGRSRASRSGRAGVAQVRGPGAGTFGWFFLSGSLNPSFPSPGSSFETPHSPGPCRTALGHLGRTSGGRGNFLGNGYRGEDGNGELPARRVCRLERHQLKTPERCLQGEVRTQSCTEG; the protein is encoded by the exons ATGGAGCCCCACGAGGGCAGGCTGACCCTGCTCGGCTCTCCCCACGCCGCTACCTCCCCGTCCCCTGTGAGCCTCGCGGGCGAGCGTCCCGACCCCCGCCACGGCCCGGCCGCAGAAGCGGGTCAGGACCCGACTGAGCATGCTCGCCCGCTCGCCGCCGCGTCTGGACGCAGCCGGGCCTCTAGATCCGGCCGCGCAGGGGTGGCGCAGGTGCGCGGTCCGGGCGCAG GAACTTTCGGCTGGTTTTTTCTTTCAGGAAGCCTGAACCCttcattcccgtctccagg GTCTTCCTTTGAGACTCCACACTCTCCAGGGCCCTGCAGGACTGCGCTCGGCCACCTTGGACGAACTTCAGGTGGACGTGGGAACTTCTTGGGTAACGGTTACCGAGGAGAGGACGGAAATGGAGAGCTTCCAGCGAGGAGAGTCTGCAGGCTGGAGAGGCATCAACTAAAGACCCCAGAGAGATGCCTTCAG
- the LOC129649798 gene encoding uncharacterized protein LOC129649798 isoform X7: MEPHEGRLTLLGSPHAATSPSPVSLAGERPDPRHGPAAEAGQDPTEHARPLAAASGRSRASRSGRAGVAQVRGPGAGTFGWFFLSGSLNPSFPSPGSSFETPHSPGPCRTALGHLGRTSGGRGNFLGNGYRGEDGNGELPARRVCRLERHQLKTPERCLQLVAGPLTCG; encoded by the exons ATGGAGCCCCACGAGGGCAGGCTGACCCTGCTCGGCTCTCCCCACGCCGCTACCTCCCCGTCCCCTGTGAGCCTCGCGGGCGAGCGTCCCGACCCCCGCCACGGCCCGGCCGCAGAAGCGGGTCAGGACCCGACTGAGCATGCTCGCCCGCTCGCCGCCGCGTCTGGACGCAGCCGGGCCTCTAGATCCGGCCGCGCAGGGGTGGCGCAGGTGCGCGGTCCGGGCGCAG GAACTTTCGGCTGGTTTTTTCTTTCAGGAAGCCTGAACCCttcattcccgtctccagg GTCTTCCTTTGAGACTCCACACTCTCCAGGGCCCTGCAGGACTGCGCTCGGCCACCTTGGACGAACTTCAGGTGGACGTGGGAACTTCTTGGGTAACGGTTACCGAGGAGAGGACGGAAATGGAGAGCTTCCAGCGAGGAGAGTCTGCAGGCTGGAGAGGCATCAACTAAAGACCCCAGAGAGATGCCTTCAG